Proteins encoded in a region of the Streptomyces sp. NBC_00513 genome:
- a CDS encoding ATP-binding protein: MSVGTNSTPAAAEAAGPPPPAVPARAARGVPTQATPARAADRQQPPVSEFAALAVDPDDLPDGLVVADHTGRVICFNSAAARITALPAGGAIGARIDRALPLEDLEGRRWWALTDPYGGLATRRGQPERNLLLPGGREVLVSARYVRTHPTGPLTRLVVTLRGTEARRRTERSHAELIATVAHELRSPLTSVKGFTATLLAKWERFTDDQKRLMLETVDADANRVTRLIAELLDISRIDSGRLEVRRQPVDVATAVGRHVQALTANGQAPERFFVRVSRPLPDLWADPDKIDQILGNLLENAVRHGEGTVTIDVSPTTFANAAGKTEKGTAVTVTDEGPGIPEESMGRVFTRFWRGSKRGGTGLGLYIVKGIVEAHGGTITVGRGPDGGAEFRFILPVAAPAYLTQ, translated from the coding sequence ATGAGCGTCGGTACGAACAGCACGCCGGCGGCCGCCGAGGCGGCCGGACCGCCGCCCCCGGCCGTGCCCGCCCGGGCCGCCCGGGGCGTGCCCACGCAGGCCACGCCCGCCCGCGCCGCCGACCGGCAGCAACCACCCGTGTCGGAGTTCGCCGCTCTCGCGGTCGACCCGGACGACCTGCCCGACGGCCTGGTCGTCGCCGACCACACGGGCCGCGTCATCTGCTTCAACTCCGCCGCCGCCCGCATCACCGCCCTCCCGGCGGGCGGGGCGATCGGGGCGCGGATCGACCGCGCGCTGCCGCTGGAGGACCTCGAAGGCCGCCGCTGGTGGGCGCTGACCGACCCGTACGGAGGCCTGGCCACCCGGCGCGGCCAGCCCGAGCGGAACCTCCTCCTCCCCGGCGGGCGGGAGGTCCTGGTCTCCGCGCGCTACGTGCGCACCCACCCCACCGGCCCGCTCACCCGCCTGGTGGTCACCCTGCGCGGAACCGAGGCCAGGCGGCGCACCGAACGCAGCCACGCCGAACTGATCGCGACCGTCGCGCACGAGCTCAGGTCGCCGCTCACCTCCGTGAAGGGGTTCACGGCGACCCTGCTCGCCAAGTGGGAGCGGTTCACCGACGACCAGAAGCGGCTGATGCTGGAGACCGTCGACGCCGACGCGAACCGCGTCACCCGCCTCATCGCCGAACTCCTCGACATCTCCCGGATCGACTCCGGCCGGCTGGAGGTCCGCCGGCAGCCCGTGGACGTCGCCACCGCCGTCGGCCGGCACGTCCAGGCGCTCACCGCGAACGGCCAGGCCCCCGAGCGGTTCTTCGTACGCGTCAGCCGTCCCCTGCCCGATCTCTGGGCAGACCCGGACAAGATCGACCAGATCCTCGGCAACCTCCTCGAAAATGCGGTGCGCCACGGCGAGGGAACCGTCACCATCGACGTGTCGCCGACCACCTTCGCGAACGCCGCGGGGAAGACCGAGAAGGGAACCGCCGTCACCGTGACCGACGAAGGCCCCGGGATCCCCGAAGAGTCGATGGGACGCGTCTTCACCCGCTTCTGGCGCGGCAGCAAGCGCGGAGGCACCGGGCTGGGCCTGTACATCGTCAAGGGCATCGTGGAGGCCCACGGCGGGACCATCACGGTCGGCCGCGGTCCCGACGGCGGCGCCGAGTTCCGATTTATCCTGCCCGTCGCCGCCCCGGCCTATCTCACGCAGTAA
- a CDS encoding RNA methyltransferase: MGTPELISPRSTRVAAARRLARRNFRTKERRFIAEGPQAVREAVEHRGPQGASTLIELFATVEAAERYADIVEAALLAGARVHYADDEVLAEVSQTVTPQGLVGVCHFLDSPFEDILKAGPKLVAVLAHVRDPGNAGTVLRCADAAGADAVVLTDASVDLYNPKSVRASVGSLFHLPVAVGVPVEQAVEGLRAAGVRILAADGAGEDDLDAELDAGTMGGPSAWVFGNEAWGLPEETRALADAVVRVPIHGKAESLNLATAAAVCLYASARAQRAPGGCRSVTPS, translated from the coding sequence ATGGGCACCCCCGAGCTGATCTCCCCCCGATCCACCCGGGTGGCCGCCGCCAGGCGCCTGGCGCGGCGCAACTTCCGCACCAAGGAGCGCCGGTTCATCGCCGAGGGCCCGCAGGCGGTCCGAGAGGCCGTCGAGCACCGCGGCCCCCAGGGCGCGTCGACCCTGATCGAGCTGTTCGCCACCGTCGAGGCGGCCGAACGCTACGCCGACATCGTCGAGGCCGCGCTCCTGGCCGGGGCGCGCGTGCACTACGCCGACGACGAGGTGCTCGCGGAGGTCTCGCAGACCGTCACCCCGCAGGGCCTGGTCGGCGTCTGCCACTTCCTGGACTCGCCCTTCGAGGACATCCTCAAGGCCGGCCCGAAGCTCGTCGCCGTCCTCGCCCACGTCCGCGACCCCGGGAACGCCGGCACCGTGCTGCGCTGCGCGGACGCCGCCGGAGCCGACGCCGTGGTGCTGACCGACGCCTCCGTGGACCTGTACAACCCGAAGTCCGTACGGGCCTCGGTCGGCTCCCTCTTCCACCTCCCGGTCGCGGTCGGCGTGCCGGTGGAGCAGGCCGTCGAAGGGCTGCGGGCCGCGGGCGTACGGATCCTCGCCGCCGACGGAGCAGGCGAGGACGACCTCGACGCCGAACTCGACGCGGGCACCATGGGCGGTCCCTCGGCCTGGGTGTTCGGCAACGAGGCCTGGGGCCTGCCGGAGGAGACCAGGGCCCTGGCGGACGCCGTCGTCAGGGTCCCGATCCACGGCAAGGCCGAGAGCCTGAACCTCGCCACGGCCGCCGCCGTGTGCCTCTACGCCTCCGCGCGTGCACAGCGGGCGCCCGGAGGGTGCCGCTCCGTGACCCCCAGCTAG
- the rplT gene encoding 50S ribosomal protein L20, which translates to MARVKRAVNAHKKRRAILEAASGYRGQRSRLYRKAKEQVTHSLVYNFNDRKKRKGDFRQLWIQRINAAARQNGMTYNRLIQGLKAANIEVDRKILAELAVNDANAFAALVEVAQKALPADVNAPKAAA; encoded by the coding sequence GTGGCACGCGTCAAGCGGGCAGTAAACGCCCACAAGAAGCGCCGGGCGATCCTCGAGGCGGCCTCCGGCTACCGCGGTCAGCGTTCGCGCCTGTACCGCAAGGCCAAGGAGCAGGTCACCCACTCGCTGGTCTACAACTTCAACGACCGCAAGAAGCGCAAGGGCGACTTCCGTCAGCTGTGGATCCAGCGCATCAACGCCGCTGCCCGCCAGAACGGCATGACGTACAACCGCCTCATCCAGGGTCTGAAGGCCGCCAACATCGAGGTGGACCGCAAGATCCTCGCGGAGCTGGCCGTCAACGACGCCAACGCGTTCGCCGCGCTCGTCGAGGTCGCGCAGAAGGCGCTTCCGGCCGACGTCAACGCCCCGAAGGCCGCTGCCTAA
- the rpmI gene encoding 50S ribosomal protein L35, protein MPKNKTHSGSKKRFKITGSGKVLRERAGKRHLLEHKSSRVTRRLTGTAEMAPGDAAKIKKLLGK, encoded by the coding sequence ATGCCGAAGAACAAGACGCACAGCGGTTCCAAGAAGCGCTTCAAGATCACCGGCTCCGGCAAGGTGCTCCGTGAGCGCGCCGGCAAGCGCCACCTGCTCGAGCACAAGTCGTCCCGTGTCACCCGCCGCCTGACCGGCACCGCGGAGATGGCTCCCGGCGACGCCGCGAAGATCAAGAAGCTTCTCGGCAAGTGA
- the infC gene encoding translation initiation factor IF-3: MWCYRGGSISTEPRINDRIRVPEVRLVGPSGEQVGIVPLAKALELAQEYDLDLVEVAASARPPVCKLMDYGKFKYESAMKAREARKNQAHTVIKEMKLRPKIDPHDYDTKKGHVVRFLKQGDKVKITIMFRGREQSRPELGYRLLQRLASDVEDLGFIESNPKQDGRNMIMVLGPHKKKTEAMAEAREAQAARKAERQGVALTDDEAPSEDVVEVTEDADDTVASAEAASDEADTSHEAPAEA, from the coding sequence GTGTGGTGCTACCGAGGAGGATCCATCAGCACCGAGCCCCGCATCAACGACCGGATTCGCGTTCCCGAGGTACGACTCGTCGGTCCGAGCGGCGAGCAGGTCGGCATCGTGCCGCTTGCGAAGGCGCTTGAGCTCGCGCAGGAGTACGACCTCGACCTGGTCGAGGTCGCGGCGTCCGCACGCCCGCCGGTCTGCAAGCTCATGGACTACGGCAAGTTCAAGTACGAGTCGGCCATGAAGGCCCGTGAGGCGCGCAAGAACCAGGCGCACACGGTCATCAAGGAAATGAAGCTCCGGCCGAAGATCGACCCGCACGACTATGACACCAAGAAGGGTCACGTCGTTCGGTTCCTCAAGCAGGGCGACAAGGTCAAGATCACGATCATGTTCCGTGGTCGCGAGCAGTCCCGACCGGAACTCGGTTACCGACTGCTGCAGCGCCTCGCCTCGGACGTCGAGGACCTCGGGTTCATCGAGTCGAACCCGAAGCAGGACGGCCGAAACATGATCATGGTTCTCGGTCCGCACAAGAAGAAGACCGAGGCGATGGCCGAAGCCCGCGAGGCGCAGGCCGCCCGCAAGGCCGAGCGCCAGGGTGTCGCCCTCACCGACGACGAGGCTCCTTCCGAGGACGTCGTCGAGGTGACGGAGGACGCCGACGACACGGTCGCCTCCGCCGAGGCAGCCTCCGACGAGGCGGACACCTCTCACGAGGCACCTGCCGAGGCCTGA
- a CDS encoding DUF1844 domain-containing protein produces MTDATPTPATDADHAPDYDAMTRDIADVPAVEVITTVAVHLLSAAAVNLGLDKPDSEHKDLDEARKLITALAGLVTASATEISSFHAAPLRDGLKSLQLAFREASLVPDEPGQGPGEKFTGPVFS; encoded by the coding sequence ATGACTGACGCGACCCCCACTCCCGCCACCGACGCCGACCACGCCCCCGACTACGACGCCATGACCCGCGACATCGCGGACGTGCCCGCCGTCGAGGTGATCACCACGGTGGCCGTGCACCTGCTGAGCGCCGCGGCGGTCAACCTGGGCCTGGACAAGCCGGATTCCGAGCACAAGGACCTCGACGAGGCCCGCAAGCTGATCACCGCCCTGGCCGGACTGGTCACCGCGAGCGCCACCGAGATCAGCTCCTTCCACGCGGCTCCGCTGCGCGACGGCCTGAAGTCGCTCCAGCTGGCCTTCCGCGAGGCCTCCCTGGTGCCGGACGAGCCGGGTCAGGGGCCGGGCGAGAAGTTCACCGGTCCCGTCTTCTCCTGA
- a CDS encoding SseB family protein, protein MANKNIPDPGFSDDDGSADPVLSSALAAWSQDKALEPEVLAALKGARLLVPVVAVLGEVETDPETGLKREKTSDMAVPTLTAGDRRALPAFTSIASLALWDPTARPVAVPLHQALAAAAHEKADTIVLDLAGPVTYQLTGPALLALAEGRTGTSPVDDPAVREAVRAAVAAEPAVLRAHLVAGRGDADGTLAIVPAADAQPAATARRVAEAIAADETLRGRLVRGLDLALLPPDAPAPPGEPLYVR, encoded by the coding sequence GTGGCGAACAAGAACATTCCCGACCCCGGTTTCTCCGACGACGACGGCTCGGCCGATCCCGTCCTGAGTTCGGCCCTGGCCGCCTGGTCCCAGGACAAGGCGCTCGAACCGGAGGTGTTGGCCGCCCTCAAGGGCGCCCGCCTGCTGGTCCCCGTGGTCGCGGTCCTCGGCGAGGTGGAGACCGACCCGGAGACCGGGCTCAAGCGGGAGAAGACCAGCGACATGGCCGTCCCCACCCTCACGGCGGGGGACCGGCGTGCGCTGCCCGCCTTCACCTCGATCGCCTCGCTGGCGCTCTGGGACCCGACGGCCCGCCCGGTCGCGGTGCCGCTGCACCAGGCCCTGGCCGCGGCGGCCCACGAGAAGGCCGACACGATCGTCCTCGACCTGGCCGGGCCGGTGACCTATCAGCTGACCGGCCCGGCGCTGCTCGCCCTCGCGGAGGGCCGCACGGGTACGAGCCCGGTCGACGACCCCGCCGTGCGCGAGGCCGTACGGGCGGCCGTGGCCGCCGAGCCCGCCGTGCTCCGGGCCCACCTGGTCGCGGGGCGGGGCGACGCCGACGGGACGCTCGCGATCGTGCCCGCCGCCGACGCGCAGCCGGCCGCGACCGCGCGCCGGGTGGCGGAGGCCATCGCCGCCGACGAGACCCTGCGCGGCCGGCTGGTGCGCGGGCTGGACCTGGCACTCCTGCCGCCCGACGCGCCGGCCCCGCCCGGCGAGCCGCTGTACGTCCGCTGA
- the mycP gene encoding type VII secretion-associated serine protease mycosin: MSVPLLSRPGVSRSRAAAALALAVLLAGAGAHPASADAIRDRQWGLLALRAEEAWGTTQGDGVTVAVLDTGVDATHPDLAGQVLAGTDLVGMGAGRGDRAWARHGTAMASIIAGRGHGPSRGQGILGIAPQARILPVRVILEEADPGRAKARGSKSGALAEGIRWAADHGADVINLSLGDDSESAHHEGAEDEAVRYALGKGVVVVASAGNGGERGDPTSYPAAYPGVIAVTAVDREGRKADFSTRHWYATVSAPGVDVVIADPDRSYYEAWGTSAAAAFVSGTVALVKAAHPDLSPAQIKKLLEDTASDAPAGGRDDARGHGTVDAVAALQAADGLRPEAPLPTPVPAGREYFGPGPEPVRPPQRSPRLGPPAAAAAGVALLALAGVLARRPRVSRRDRVG, encoded by the coding sequence GTGAGCGTCCCGCTCCTGAGCCGCCCGGGCGTGAGTCGCTCCCGCGCCGCCGCCGCACTCGCCCTCGCCGTCCTCCTCGCCGGAGCCGGCGCGCACCCCGCCTCCGCCGACGCCATCCGGGACCGCCAGTGGGGCCTGCTGGCCCTGCGCGCGGAGGAGGCGTGGGGAACCACCCAGGGCGACGGGGTCACGGTCGCCGTCCTCGACACCGGCGTGGACGCCACCCACCCCGACCTCGCCGGCCAAGTGCTCGCCGGCACCGACCTCGTCGGCATGGGCGCCGGCCGCGGCGACCGCGCCTGGGCCCGGCACGGCACCGCGATGGCGAGCATCATCGCCGGACGCGGCCACGGCCCCAGCCGCGGCCAAGGCATCCTCGGCATCGCCCCGCAGGCCAGGATCCTGCCGGTACGGGTGATCCTGGAAGAGGCCGACCCGGGCCGGGCGAAGGCCCGCGGAAGCAAGTCCGGGGCCCTCGCCGAGGGCATCCGCTGGGCCGCCGACCACGGCGCCGACGTCATCAACCTCTCGCTCGGCGACGACAGCGAGTCCGCCCACCACGAGGGCGCCGAGGACGAGGCGGTCCGGTACGCGCTCGGCAAGGGTGTGGTCGTCGTCGCCTCCGCGGGCAACGGCGGCGAGCGCGGCGACCCCACCTCCTACCCGGCCGCCTACCCGGGGGTCATCGCCGTCACCGCCGTCGACCGCGAGGGCCGCAAGGCCGACTTCTCCACCCGCCACTGGTACGCGACCGTCAGCGCCCCCGGCGTGGACGTGGTCATCGCGGACCCCGACCGCTCCTACTACGAGGCGTGGGGCACCAGCGCCGCGGCCGCCTTCGTCTCCGGCACCGTGGCCCTCGTCAAGGCCGCGCACCCGGACCTGTCCCCGGCGCAGATCAAGAAACTGCTGGAGGACACCGCCTCCGACGCCCCGGCCGGGGGCCGCGACGACGCCAGGGGCCACGGCACGGTCGACGCGGTCGCCGCCCTCCAGGCCGCGGACGGGCTCCGCCCCGAAGCGCCGCTGCCCACCCCCGTCCCGGCCGGCCGGGAGTACTTCGGCCCCGGCCCCGAACCCGTCCGCCCGCCGCAACGCTCGCCGCGCCTGGGGCCCCCGGCGGCCGCGGCCGCGGGTGTGGCGCTGCTCGCACTGGCCGGCGTACTGGCCCGGCGCCCGAGGGTTTCCCGGCGGGATAGGGTCGGTTGA
- a CDS encoding amino acid deaminase/aldolase — translation MTSDRARYDKATAHLDAPLAIVDLAAFDANADDLVRRAAGKPIRVASKSVRCRVLLERVLARPGFEGIMSYTLAESIWLARSGFEDVLLAYPSADLAGFAELADDPKLAGAITVMVDDLAQVELIDRARDGGSQEIRVCLELDTALHLLGGRVRVGARRSPLREPRQLADLARAVSARAGFRVVGLMGYEGHVAGVGDSLAGRPLRSRAIRLMQGAARRELAARRAETVRAVRAVVPDLEFVNGGGTGSVQQTAAEDAVTEIAAGSGLYVPRLFDNYTSFRGRPAALFAQPVVRRPGVGVVTVLGGGYPASGAPGPDRLPVPYLPAGLRYDPQEGAGEVQTPLLGGPADDLLIGDRVWFRHAKAGELCERFDTLHLVEGDRVTATAPTYRGEGRTFL, via the coding sequence ATGACTTCCGACCGTGCCCGGTACGACAAGGCCACCGCCCACCTCGACGCGCCGCTGGCCATCGTGGATCTGGCCGCGTTCGACGCCAACGCCGACGACCTCGTCCGCCGTGCGGCCGGCAAGCCGATCCGGGTGGCCAGCAAGTCCGTCCGGTGTCGTGTGCTGCTCGAACGGGTGCTGGCCCGACCCGGGTTCGAGGGGATCATGTCGTACACCCTCGCCGAGAGCATCTGGCTGGCCCGTTCCGGGTTCGAGGACGTGCTCCTCGCCTATCCCTCCGCCGACCTCGCCGGTTTCGCGGAACTCGCGGACGACCCCAAACTGGCCGGGGCGATCACCGTGATGGTGGACGACCTCGCCCAGGTGGAACTCATCGACCGGGCCAGGGACGGGGGTTCCCAGGAGATCCGGGTCTGTCTGGAGTTGGACACCGCGCTGCACCTCCTCGGCGGCAGGGTCCGGGTGGGCGCCCGCCGTTCGCCGCTGCGCGAGCCGCGGCAGCTCGCGGACCTGGCCCGCGCGGTCTCGGCCCGTGCGGGGTTCCGGGTCGTGGGGCTGATGGGCTACGAGGGTCATGTCGCCGGTGTCGGCGACTCGTTGGCCGGGCGCCCGCTGCGGTCCCGGGCGATCCGCCTGATGCAGGGCGCGGCTCGCAGGGAGTTGGCGGCCCGTCGCGCCGAGACGGTACGGGCCGTCCGTGCGGTGGTGCCCGACCTGGAGTTCGTCAACGGGGGCGGCACCGGCAGCGTGCAGCAGACCGCCGCCGAGGACGCGGTCACGGAGATCGCCGCCGGTTCGGGGCTCTACGTGCCGCGGCTGTTCGACAATTACACGTCCTTCCGGGGGCGGCCGGCCGCCCTGTTCGCCCAGCCCGTGGTCCGCCGGCCCGGCGTGGGGGTCGTGACCGTGCTCGGCGGCGGGTATCCGGCCTCGGGTGCGCCCGGCCCGGACCGGCTGCCCGTGCCGTACCTCCCCGCGGGCCTGCGTTACGACCCGCAGGAGGGCGCCGGCGAGGTCCAGACGCCGCTGCTCGGCGGCCCGGCCGACGATCTGCTGATCGGCGACCGGGTGTGGTTCCGGCACGCGAAGGCGGGCGAACTGTGCGAGCGCTTCGACACGTTGCACCTCGTCGAGGGTGATCGGGTGACGGCCACCGCCCCGACGTACCGGGGCGAGGGCCGCACGTTCCTCTAG